The sequence CTTTTACTCTTATCCTTAGGAAGGCTGATAGAACCGGGGTTTAAGTGGGTGCCAAATTTTGTTTCTTCAATCTGTTTTATATGTGTATGCCCTGTAATAAAAAGATCAACGCCTTTAAATTTACCTAAAAATTCCTCTACATTTGATATTTTATCACCATGATTCATCAATATCTTAACACCATCTATGTAAACATAAGCAAACTCTTGAAGAATTGGGTATTTAATCACAAGGCTGTCAACTTCTGCATCGCAATTTCCTTTAACAAAAACAAAATCAAATGGAGCCTCGTTTATTAAATTAGCAACGCCTATAGGGTTATACTCTTCAGGAAAAGGATTCCTTGGCCCATGGTAGAGCAAATCTCCTAATACAAGCACTAAATCAACCGAAAGATTACTTAAATCGTTGAAGACTTTTTTAAGATTTATTAAACTTCCGTGTATATCAGAGATTACACCGATTTTTTTCATTAACCTTCCTCCTTGTTGAGCACATTCAAAATTAGTATAAACTCTTTTAAATTATCAAACCAATCTAATTTTAAACTTGTATAATGAAACCTCCCCTCTTCGGTAATTTCATAAACAAGTCTTGGGTGTTTACTCTCCCCTGCTACCCATTGACCTTTAATATAACCAAAATAACTCAATTTTTTAAGCATAGGGTAAATAAAACCCGGATTAGGATACCAGCATCCATTAATAAGAGAAGAAATAGATTTCGAAATTTCTTCGCCATACATACTTTTGGCATTTAAAAGATGCAAAATATAAAAATACAAAAACTCTTTTGAACCAAAAAAATTTGTTATAAAAGAATTTTTTCTTTCTCTTTTTATACCTTTGAACATACTCACCCCTATTCTCTTAAAACACTCATTTAAAATTATAATTTTTTATAATTATACTTAAAACAAAATGAATTTCAAAAAGTAAGTATAGAGAAATTTTACTTTATTTAGAGAATTCTGGTCCTTCCTTAGGTTGAGGGGAACACCTCCTCAAGACTCCCTATACTTCCCTGTCAACCTGAGTATTTTTTTCCTTGTCATCCTGAGTGAAACGAAGGATCTCATCCTTTTGGGGAGCGTCGAGGAGGATTATTCCACCCCCCCGAATAAAGGACGAGATTCTCCGGTCGCTAACGCTCCACTTGACTTCGTCAAGGAGAAGAGTGCAGAATGACACAGGAAAGGCTTAAGTCCTTAGAATTTTCTGATATTTTTGTTTGTCATCCTGAGCACGTTCGCTTCGTTCAGTGTAAACTTAAGCGAAGGATCTCATATTTGATGGGGATACCCCCTCAAGACTCCCCCGTCCCCTCTTGTCATCCTGAGCGATAGCGAAGGATCTCGTATTTGAGGGGGTAAAAGGCACCCCCCTCAAGGCTCCCCTTTTGAACACCAAAAGGAATAAACGGATGAGATTCTTCGGCTTCGCCTCAGAATGACAAAGTGGACTACCGCTCAGAATGAGAAAGGGTGCTTTGCCTTGAAATGATAGAAGAAAGTAGAATAAGAAAGTAAGGCTATATTTCAGAATATCCAACAACAATCACCAGAAAAATACTTTTGATAGATCCTATATAAAAGGATAACTAATCTTAAAGATTACTCTTCACTACAACAACTTACTTAAGTATGGGGTTGTCTTTTGTCTTTTATCTCACACACAGGACACAACTTTCCTCTTCCATTGAACAGTGCACC comes from Caldisericaceae bacterium and encodes:
- a CDS encoding PadR family transcriptional regulator is translated as MFKGIKRERKNSFITNFFGSKEFLYFYILHLLNAKSMYGEEISKSISSLINGCWYPNPGFIYPMLKKLSYFGYIKGQWVAGESKHPRLVYEITEEGRFHYTSLKLDWFDNLKEFILILNVLNKEEG
- the yfcE gene encoding phosphodiesterase, encoding MKKIGVISDIHGSLINLKKVFNDLSNLSVDLVLVLGDLLYHGPRNPFPEEYNPIGVANLINEAPFDFVFVKGNCDAEVDSLVIKYPILQEFAYVYIDGVKILMNHGDKISNVEEFLGKFKGVDLFITGHTHIKQIEETKFGTHLNPGSISLPKDKSKSYAVVVVEEKKFFVEFKEIL